A genome region from Aptenodytes patagonicus chromosome 26, bAptPat1.pri.cur, whole genome shotgun sequence includes the following:
- the LOC143170990 gene encoding natural killer cell receptor 2B4-like — translation MKHVALLFLVSLFVLCRAQEPLECREQAVSADSVLQLLPEKPPQGWTKVEWRVRLDGERFHRILTAEKSKVASSSKGLFFGRAVFQQETVSLWIRPVSTADSGVYRAEFEDTLGIVTVLCFRVSVWEPVRQPHVDARILHWEQGLCNLLLVCTVAGASNVSYNWSCTGGPPGALEHQPWLHLQVHRDADPTVCCCNASNPVSWSTASTDVVAACRAAAPGVPWSYCRVKGLLCLLVLGSLVAAVAVTHVLDRLWGPPSRGAPSSSGAG, via the exons ATGAAGCACGTCGCCCTTCTCTTCCTCGTCTCCCTCTTCGTCCTCTGCCGAGCCCAAG AACCCCTGGAGTGCCGGGAACAAGCCGTGTCTGCCGACAgcgtgctgcagctgctgccggaGAAACCCCCGCAGGGATGGACAAAGGTCGAGTGGAGAGTGAGACTGGATGGAGAGCGCTTCCATCGGATCCTGACGGCTGAGAAGAGTAAAGTTGCCTCATCCTCCAAGGGTCTTTTTTTTGGGAGAGCTGTTTTTCAGCAGGAGACCGTCTCCCTGTGGATCAGGCCAGTCAGCACGGCAGACAGTGGGGTCTATAGGGCAGAATTTGAGGACACATTAGGCATTGTTACTGTCCTGTGCTTCCGCGTGTCGGTATGGG AGCCCGTCCGCCAGCCGCACGTGGACGCACGCATcctgcactgggagcagggcCTGTGCAACCTCTTGCTGGTCTGCACCGTAGCGGGCGCCAGCAATGTCTCCTACAACTGGTCCTGCACTGGGGGTCCCCCGGGAGCCCTGGAGCACCAGCCCTGGCTGCACCTGCAGGTCCACAGGGACGCCGACCCCACCGTCTGCTGCTGCAACGCGAGCAACCCGGTGAGCTGGAGCACGGCCAGCACCGATGTTGTGGCAGCCTGCCGCGCTGCGGCCCCAG GCGTTCCGTGGTCCTATTGCAGAGTGAaggggctgctctgcctgctggtgctgggcagcctggtcGCAGCCGTGGCCGTCACGCACGTCCTCGACCGGCTGTGGGGACCCCCTTCCCGCGGCGCTCCCAGCTCTTCGGGCGCTGGGTAG
- the LOC143170991 gene encoding natural killer cell receptor 2B4-like: MHRHGGPWCPLTLLVLLAAAGGQESPECREQAVSADSVLQLLPEKPPQGWTRVEWRVRLDGGRFHRILTAEKSKVTSSSKGLFFGRAVFQQETVSLRIRPVSTADSGVYRAEFEDTSSGIVTALCFRVSVWEPVRQPHVDARILHWEQGLCNLSLVCTVAGASNVSYNWSCTGGSPGALEHQPWLHLQVHGDADPTVCCCNASNPVSWSMASTNVVAACRAAAPGLVSFIPWWAVAVSLGLALAISVALVTCYWWRKRGKDPPRGHVEQTLTIYEDVGKAQTSQDANRTSEATVGENTIYAVICTNTKAPSCAQEPKSCTIYSTVQPTRKPPSLKRKRLDPALVSTAYAEATGGSRHRCPPLQISPPAPAGHHLS; encoded by the exons ATGCACCGGCATGGGGGTCCTTGGTGCCCGCTGACACTGttggtgctgctggctgcagctggcgGCCAAG AATCCCCGGAGTGCCGGGAACAAGCTGTGTCTGCCGACAgcgtgctgcagctgctgccggaGAAACCCCCGCAGGGATGGACAAGGGTCGAGTGGAGAGTGAGACTGGATGGAGGGCGCTTCCATCGGATCCTGACGGCTGAGAAGAGTAAAGTTACCTCATCCTCCAAGGGTCTTTTTTTTGGGAGAGCTGTTTTTCAGCAGGAGACCGTCTCCCTGCGGATCAGGCCAGTCAGCACGGCAGACAGTGGGGTCTATAGGGCAGAATTTGAGGACACATCATCAGGCATTGTTACTGCCCTGTGCTTCCGCGTGTCGGTATGGG AGCCCGTCCGCCAGCCGCACGTGGACGCACGCATcctgcactgggagcagggcCTGTGCAACCTCTCGCTGGTCTGCACCGTAGCGGGCGCCAGCAATGTCTCCTACAACTGGTCCTGCACTGGGGGTTCCCCGGGAGCCCTGGAGCACCAGCCCTGGCTGCACCTGCAGGTCCACGGGGACGCCGACCCCACGGTCTGCTGCTGCAACGCGAGCAACCCGGTGAGCTGGAGCATGGCCAGCACCAATGTTGTGGCAGCCTGCCGCGCTGCGGCCCCAG ggcTTGTCAGCTTCATTCCATGGTGGGCAGTGGCCGTGTCCCTGGGGCTGGCACTGGCCATCTCCGTCGCCCTTGTCACCTGCTACTGGTGGAGGAAGCGGGGAAAAGACCCCCCAAGAG GACACGTCGAGCAGACGCTGACCATCTACGAGGACGTGGGCAAAGCCCAAACCAGCCAAGACGCT AATAGGACCAGTGAGGCCACCGTGGGAGAAAACACCATCTATGCTGTCATCTGCACCAACACGAAG GCACCCAGCTGTGCTCAGGAGCCCAAAAGCTGCACCATCTACTCCACGGTTCAGCCCACCAGGAAG CCGCCTTCTCTCAAGAGGAAGAGGCTGGACCCAGCTTTGGTTTCCACTGCCTATGCAGAG GCTACAGGGGGGTCTAGGCACCGGTGCCCCCCGTTGCAGATCTcgcccccagctcctgctggccaccACCTCTCCTAG